The Onychostoma macrolepis isolate SWU-2019 chromosome 20, ASM1243209v1, whole genome shotgun sequence nucleotide sequence GGCTGACTTCATGCCGTTTTAATACGAATGGAGAAAAACTGTGAACTATATCCCTAAACTACATCTATCCTTTTTGCATAAAGTGTAGAAATGTAACtaacaaacacaataaaaacaatcattttgtAAAACATTGTACCTTGACTCGCTCTGCAACCCACTCAAAGTTCCTCTTCACCATCTGCATGGCCTCAGGAGTGACTTCTTTCAGGTCACGGTACACCTTCACAAAGAACACCATGAGTCAACAGCAGAGTCATGCTCGTATAGATCACACTAGAAGTTAGTTAATTCTCTGCAATCAGCATGTTCCTGGAAAGATCATGATAATAGCAGAAGGACATCGGTTTCCTCAGAATTAATACCAAACTCTCAGTGGCTGCTAGTTTTACTCCAGTAAAGAAGTTGTGTAAATCCTTTTCATGCCTGATATGCATTGGTGTTTGGTTATTTACCTGTTTGTCTTTCTGCTGGCTGCGATCCCCAGCAGGCCAGAGCCTCCAAGAGTCGTTGTCAATCACATCAGCCAACACTATCTCTTTAGTGGTCACATTCACACCAAATTCAATCTAAAATTAAAGTTTATGGACATTAAACGTACTGTAGGAGTCAATAGTAGCAAAATGTCACTACCACCAGTTACACGAACAAACTACCTTCAAAAGCGTTAGCCCAATACATTTAAGTTTCTTACTTTCATATCCACCAGCGTGCAGTCCTGTGTGGCCCAAGCCTTCTCCAGGACTTCAAAAATGGCCACCGTGCTTTTGCTCATGATGTCCACCTCACAGCGCCCAATAGTCAAACCTGCCAGCTCAAAACCAGCTGCCAAAAGCTGCTCCTCTGACCACTGAGGGTCATTATTGGCATCATCCTGAAGAAAGAACAATGGAAGAGAAAGTGAGGGCATCAATTTGGGAAATATGTGAAATGGCATGACATTACTTTGAAATGTCATGGATAACAAAACTTTCTCAACAACTTTATTTCTAAATAACAAAACCTCACCTTAAAGAACATCTCCATTTTTAGAGGAGAGAAGCGGTATCCCTCTTTGACCCCAGGGTTGCGTTTGAGGAAGGAGCCTGTGGCTATCCGTCTGCACACCCACTCAATGGGTATCATCTCACATCGAGACGCCACAAAAGCAGTCTCAGAATGCTGCCTGACAAATGCAGTCTTAAAACCTGAAAGACAGTGGTAGATTCGCATTACTGTGTGCGAAAATTATTGGCATTTAATGGCATTTTCCAGCAGAGTACAGTGATACACTGACTGTGCGGAGTATAAGTATGACAAAGACACATGCTTTCACACAGTGAAACTGGGACAGCACTCTTAATAGCCTGAACACAGCAAGCATGTGTGTAATATTCAGTTTAATTAAAGGAAGCGTGGCTGTCACAAGGCAGTCATTTCCCCAGAGTAAAACCTTCATCAGGAGTTGCACATGGTGTACACACCAACTTTAATTCAGTAAAATTGCTGAGGTTGTGGCAactattttaaaagtaaatgtcCTCTAGAGCAGTGattttcaatcctgttcctcgggacccactgctctgcacattttgcatgtctcccttatctgacacactcatttgagttcatggagctctttcctaatgagctgatgatctgaatcaggtgtgtaaattagggagacgtgcaaaatgtgcagagctgtgggtccccaggagcaagttttttttcaaacctgtcctggaggcacccctgccctgcacattttgtatgtctcccttaacAGACACACCCAATTCAggtcttgcagtctctactaacgagctgatgagttgaatcaggtgtgttagataagggagacatacaaaatgtgcagggcaggggtgcctccaggacaggtttgaaaaccactgctccAGAGACCTCTTGCAACTTTGAATTTGAGCCTACCTCATGAATGTCTTCAACTAGATTTATTTCATtgctgaatttttatttaatagacATCATGTTATTATGGACCAACACTACTTACTTGCCTGTTTACAGTACAGTCCatcattttgaatgaatattATTTGTGCAAATAAATTAACCAGCTTGCCCAaagatgaaataaatataaatcaacAGAAAGGAAATCTCACCAGCATCCTGTAGAAGTTTGAACACACAGCTGGTGGTCTTGTTGGCAATAGCTGCTTTGCCCTCCATCTGATCCTTCCGAACCGCATTGCCCGCTGTGATCTGATCTTTAGACTGGACCAGAACATGACCCGACTCATCCACAAGCTCAAAGATCTGCTTGGTCTTACCCTCGTTCAGTTTTTGACCTAGTTTCAAttctacaaataaaaacaaaggcagCAATACACATTAATTGATGCCAATGTATGTGACTTTGAGATGTAAATCACTGCAAATTATAGTGAACAAGTACATATGacattatgctgatttgctcttaaaaaaaatgtaatctctCTGTCAAATGTCAATCTATTTAATATTATActaatataattatatgtaataCTGATATTGGGGGAGGGGGGGGTACACCGAAACAAAATCAGTGTGGCATAACCAACacatgtaattattattattttttttcagaaactttttttattttttattttaaatgtcacaTATCTTATTATGAAAAGACATGTGTTGAGGACAAATAGACTAGGAAACTTCTATGATTTAAAAAGAGACTTACtttgtaaaaagtgttttttaaaggaaagcattttattttagtaatttcttCTCCACTCCTCCAGAGTCATTACatccttttattattttaaaaacaaaaacaccaacAGAAAATCTCTAAAAACTTCTCACGTGATTTAAactagattattttttttttttatttctacagACTTGACATTGACCCATATTCTGATTTAGCTTGGCTGAAAATACTTATACTACCATATCACCTCTAGTAATGTTACGGATTCTGTTTGACAAAAGAGCTGAAGTATTCATTCCCGCCGTATGGGTACATTTTTATTCACTGCGCAACTGCACAGCAGTAAAACATGGCGAGGAGAGAAATAAAAGTAACGCTAGACAAATGAAACCAAACTTACCTGTTGTGTTCGACATTTTTGTTGAGCTTCGTTTTTCCTGCAAAAATGAATAGAAACTTGATTATTCTGTGTCGCTGGATTTGAGGCAAACGTTTCAATAACTACTTGGACTTCAGAGAGAGGCTGATATAAAGCGCGTCCCGCAGGAGTGAGCCTCAactcatttattttcacaagaGCAACGCGTTACGACACTCTGCCGATTCATAAACGCCAATCAGAGTAATGCCATCTTCACCACGTGGGCAAAATCTTAATCTGCATACTTTAAAAGACAAAAGACTTATCTATTGATATTATTTAGAAGAAGTCATCCTAAACTTTTGCGAACTAAAGTTACAGTGAAGTTAGGGCGCGTTGCGCAAGACATTGATCGCATTCGTCACAATTGACCTACCAGACTTTGTACGTTTTAAGTTATTGATTGGACAAAACTTGCTATTTTTTCCAAAACACTTTACTATTTTTTCATCTCCTGTAACTTTGACTTCAGAGCTGGAGTTTTTGTTCATGCGAGCTTTTGTGTTGCCAGATCCTCCGCCGCATGTTCCGAGGAACCACGTGGTGCTTCGAGTGACTCCAGCCAGCGTGGAAATACACGCTAACAATACAAACCCATTCTGCTCGCCTCAGAGAGGAGGACATGGAGTTTGAGGAGTCGGGCATTGGGGAGGAATGCGGGGTGTTCGGCTGTGTGGCAGCGGGAGAATGGACAACACAACTGGAGGTCGCGCAGATTTTGACACTTGGACTTGTTGCTTTGCAGCACAGGTAAGTGTGCTGCTGCTAATGTGCTGGTTCCTAGTGGTGACTTTTATTGTGGAGTTATTGTTTGAGACCATTACTATAGAATAAACATTTTAAGATCATCCTTCCTGAAAAATATAACTTTCTGGTTTCCCAACCTGGCTATGCAGTTCTGTTGGATTTTAAAGGGGGTGAGGTGGAAG carries:
- the paics gene encoding multifunctional protein ADE2 isoform X4; this encodes MNKNSSSEVKVTGDEKIEKRSSTKMSNTTELKLGQKLNEGKTKQIFELVDESGHVLVQSKDQITAGNAVRKDQMEGKAAIANKTTSCVFKLLQDAGFKTAFVRQHSETAFVASRCEMIPIEWVCRRIATGSFLKRNPGVKEGYRFSPLKMEMFFKDDANNDPQWSEEQLLAAGFELAGLTIGRCEVDIMSKSTVAIFEVLEKAWATQDCTLVDMKIEFGVNVTTKEIVLADVIDNDSWRLWPAGDRSQQKDKQVYRDLKEVTPEAMQMVKRNFEWVAERVKLLLESQAKGRVVVLMGSTSDVAHCEKIRKACGSYGIPCHLRVTSAHKGPDETLRIKAEYEGDGVPTIFVAVAGRSNGLGPVMSGNTAYPVINCPPITPDWGAQDIWSSLRMPSGLGCTTVLSPEAAAQFAAQILGLNDHLVWARLRASMLNTWVSLKQADKKLQECSL
- the paics gene encoding multifunctional protein ADE2 isoform X5, which translates into the protein MSNTTELKLGQKLNEGKTKQIFELVDESGHVLVQSKDQITAGNAVRKDQMEGKAAIANKTTSCVFKLLQDAGFKTAFVRQHSETAFVASRCEMIPIEWVCRRIATGSFLKRNPGVKEGYRFSPLKMEMFFKDDANNDPQWSEEQLLAAGFELAGLTIGRCEVDIMSKSTVAIFEVLEKAWATQDCTLVDMKIEFGVNVTTKEIVLADVIDNDSWRLWPAGDRSQQKDKQVYRDLKEVTPEAMQMVKRNFEWVAERVKLLLESQAKGRVVVLMGSTSDVAHCEKIRKACGSYGIPCHLRVTSAHKGPDETLRIKAEYEGDGVPTIFVAVAGRSNGLGPVMSGNTAYPVINCPPITPDWGAQDIWSSLRMPSGLGCTTVLSPEAAAQFAAQILGLNDHLVWARLRASMLNTWVSLKQADKKLQECSL